One genomic segment of Thalassospiraceae bacterium LMO-SO8 includes these proteins:
- a CDS encoding acyl-CoA carboxylase subunit beta, whose product MYDIIRQLEEKRDRARMGGGERRIDAQHGKGKLTARERIEVLLDPGSFEEWDMFVEHRCTDFGMAEQSTPGDGVVTGYGTVNGRLIFVFSQDFTVFGGSLSASHAEKICKIMDQAMKVGAPVIGLNDSGGARIQEGVDSLAGYAEVFQRNVLASGVVPQISCIMGPCAGGAVYSPAMTDFIFMVQDSSYMFVTGPDVVKTVTHEEVTQEQLGGASTHTTKSGVADKAFTDDLQALLYLRRFIDFLPANNREKPPVRPTPDPHDRVEMSLDTLIPDNPNKPYDMKELIEKVVDEGDFFELQPDYAGNIVIGFARMEGSTVGIVANQPMVLAGCLDIASATKAGRFVRFCDSFNIPLVTFVDVPGFLPGTAQEYGGIIKHGAKLLYAYAEATVPKVTVITRKAYGGAYDVMSSKHLRGDANYAWPTAEIAVMGPKGAVEIIFRGDLGDQEKIAARTEEYRTRFANPFIAGSRGFIDDVIMPHGTRTRICRSLRMLKNKDLKNPWKKHGNIPL is encoded by the coding sequence ATGTACGACATCATCCGGCAGCTTGAAGAAAAACGCGACCGCGCCCGCATGGGCGGCGGCGAGCGGCGCATCGACGCCCAGCACGGCAAGGGCAAGCTGACCGCCCGCGAACGCATCGAGGTGCTGCTGGACCCCGGTTCCTTCGAGGAATGGGACATGTTCGTCGAACACCGCTGCACGGATTTCGGCATGGCCGAACAATCGACCCCGGGCGACGGCGTGGTCACCGGCTACGGCACGGTGAACGGCCGCCTGATTTTCGTGTTCAGCCAGGATTTCACCGTGTTCGGCGGCTCGCTGTCGGCAAGCCACGCGGAAAAGATCTGCAAGATCATGGATCAGGCCATGAAGGTCGGCGCTCCCGTGATCGGCCTTAACGATTCCGGAGGTGCCCGCATCCAGGAAGGCGTGGATTCCCTGGCCGGGTATGCCGAGGTGTTTCAGCGCAACGTCCTGGCGTCCGGCGTGGTGCCGCAGATTTCCTGCATCATGGGTCCCTGCGCGGGCGGCGCCGTCTATTCGCCGGCCATGACCGACTTCATTTTCATGGTGCAGGACTCATCGTACATGTTTGTCACCGGCCCCGATGTTGTGAAAACGGTGACCCATGAGGAAGTGACCCAGGAACAACTGGGCGGCGCCTCGACCCATACGACCAAGTCCGGGGTCGCCGACAAGGCCTTCACGGACGATTTGCAGGCGCTGTTGTACCTGCGCCGCTTCATCGACTTCCTGCCCGCCAACAACCGGGAAAAGCCGCCGGTCCGCCCGACGCCCGACCCCCACGACCGGGTCGAGATGTCGTTGGACACCCTGATCCCCGACAATCCGAACAAGCCCTACGACATGAAGGAATTGATCGAGAAGGTCGTGGACGAGGGCGATTTCTTCGAACTGCAGCCCGATTACGCGGGCAACATCGTGATCGGCTTCGCCCGCATGGAGGGCTCGACCGTCGGCATCGTCGCCAACCAGCCCATGGTGCTGGCCGGTTGTCTCGACATCGCGTCGGCGACCAAGGCGGGACGTTTCGTGCGTTTCTGTGATTCCTTCAACATCCCCCTGGTGACCTTCGTCGACGTGCCCGGCTTCCTACCCGGCACGGCGCAGGAATACGGCGGCATCATCAAGCACGGGGCGAAACTTCTGTACGCCTATGCCGAGGCCACGGTGCCCAAGGTCACGGTCATCACCCGCAAGGCCTATGGCGGGGCCTACGACGTGATGTCGTCCAAGCATCTGCGCGGCGACGCCAATTACGCCTGGCCGACGGCGGAAATCGCCGTCATGGGGCCCAAGGGTGCCGTCGAAATCATTTTCCGCGGCGACCTGGGCGACCAGGAAAAGATCGCCGCCCGGACCGAGGAATACCGCACCCGCTTCGCCAATCCCTTCATCGCCGGCAGCCGCGGTTTCATCGACGACGTCATCATGCCCCACGGCACGCGGACACGGATCTGCCGCAGCTTGCGCATGCTGAAGAACAAGGATTTGAAGAATCCTTGGAAAAAGCACGGGAACATCCCGCTTTAG
- a CDS encoding response regulator yields MPDYNLSRLNVLVVEQHAPMRHLIRNILHEFGIENVRDAGDEETAFELFQDFPADLVLTDWSPGLNGMSFLDRIRKHAESRDMFAPVVMITAFTELHQVCKARDAGINEFLAKPFSAHLIYSRIKSLIENPRLYVRADSYFGPDRRRRALNYRGRERRDSAPTELPTPRGRAATPLNTSGPAPGSNPLYN; encoded by the coding sequence ATGCCCGATTACAATCTTTCGCGTTTAAACGTGCTGGTCGTCGAGCAACATGCGCCGATGCGGCACCTGATCCGCAACATCCTGCACGAGTTCGGGATCGAGAACGTGCGCGATGCCGGCGACGAGGAAACCGCCTTCGAATTATTCCAGGATTTTCCCGCCGATCTGGTGCTGACCGACTGGTCGCCGGGCTTGAACGGCATGTCGTTCCTCGACCGCATCCGCAAGCATGCGGAAAGCCGCGACATGTTCGCGCCCGTGGTGATGATCACCGCCTTCACGGAACTGCATCAGGTGTGCAAGGCACGCGATGCCGGGATCAACGAATTCCTGGCCAAGCCGTTTTCCGCCCATCTGATCTATTCGCGCATCAAGTCGCTGATCGAGAATCCCCGCCTGTACGTCCGGGCCGACAGCTATTTCGGCCCTGACCGGCGCCGCCGGGCGCTTAACTACCGCGGCCGCGAACGTCGCGACAGCGCGCCGACGGAACTGCCGACCCCACGCGGACGGGCCGCCACGCCGCTGAACACCAGCGGCCCGGCACCGGGCAGCAACCCGCTCTACAATTGA
- a CDS encoding ATP12 family protein, whose protein sequence is MLKPDMKRFYRDVTVAPVAVDDPAANGTGEAFQILLDGRRVKSPVARDLAVPSRPLAEAVAAEWDAQSEKILPASMPLTQLAFTAIDRIAPQQAEVADRIVRYGETDLLCYRATAPTDLVQLQADRWDPLLAWAANDLGAALVVTEGIVPVEQPKAAIAALARAVAGLDAYRLTALATVAQAAGSLVIGLAVVRGRLDASAAVALSQLDESYQSAKWGADKEAVDRLRALQAEIVQAETFLGLL, encoded by the coding sequence ATGCTGAAACCCGATATGAAACGGTTCTACCGCGACGTCACGGTCGCCCCGGTTGCGGTCGATGATCCTGCCGCAAATGGGACAGGGGAGGCGTTCCAGATATTGCTCGACGGCCGGCGGGTAAAGTCGCCCGTTGCCCGCGATCTTGCCGTGCCGAGCCGCCCCCTGGCCGAGGCCGTGGCGGCGGAATGGGACGCCCAGTCGGAAAAGATATTGCCCGCCTCCATGCCGCTGACCCAGTTGGCGTTCACGGCCATCGACCGCATCGCGCCGCAGCAGGCCGAGGTCGCCGACCGCATCGTCCGATACGGTGAGACGGATCTGCTGTGCTACCGGGCCACGGCGCCGACGGATCTTGTGCAGCTTCAGGCCGATCGCTGGGATCCCTTGCTGGCCTGGGCGGCGAATGATCTGGGGGCCGCGCTTGTGGTGACCGAGGGCATCGTGCCCGTGGAGCAGCCCAAGGCGGCCATCGCGGCGCTTGCCCGCGCGGTCGCGGGCCTGGATGCCTATCGGCTGACGGCGCTGGCCACCGTGGCACAGGCGGCGGGGTCCCTGGTGATCGGTCTGGCTGTGGTGCGGGGGCGGCTTGACGCCTCGGCGGCGGTCGCCCTGTCGCAACTGGACGAAAGCTATCAGAGCGCGAAATGGGGGGCGGACAAGGAAGCCGTCGACCGGCTGCGTGCCCTGCAGGCGGAAATCGTCCAGGCGGAAACCTTCCTGGGTCTGCTCTAG